The Tubulanus polymorphus chromosome 1, tnTubPoly1.2, whole genome shotgun sequence genome contains a region encoding:
- the LOC141915162 gene encoding uncharacterized protein LOC141915162 codes for MVKKDLSHVPAIKYGREYESKAVDRYVQYMQNIGNPVTCIESGLVVHPYVPWLGASPDRKCIDSKVGLGLLEVKCPYSFRDIKPQGACSNPTFCCEEKGNKYFLRKDHDYYAQIQGQLALTGLTWCDFLVYTSKGMLIIRVPFDLEFWNEAVAKLANFFIRYFLPAMNENFCTINYYSCIGVLIFEADWHRCNDFFFRRPNWQSAKSKINKISPGYNQTANYSN; via the coding sequence ATGGTGAAAAAAGATCTATCTCATGTTCCAGCCATAAAGTACGGCAGGGAATACGAATCGAAGGCTGTAGATAGATATGTTCAATATATGCAAAACATAGGTAATCCTGTCACTTGTATCGAATCAGGACTGGTGGTACATCCATATGTCCCCTGGCTGGGTGCCTCCCCTGATCGCAAATGTATCGATAGTAAAGTAGGCTTAGGACTTCTCGAAGTCAAATGTCCCTATTCTTTTCGGGACATAAAACCACAGGGAGCTTGTTCCAATCCAACGTTTTGCTGCGAAGAAAAAGGgaacaaatattttcttcGAAAAGACCATGATTACTATGCCCAGATTCAAGGCCAGTTGGCCTTGACTGGGTTAACTTGGTGTGACTTTCTGGTTTATACAAGTAAAGGCATGTTGATAATCCGTGTTCCATTCGATCTTGAATTTTGGAATGAGGCGGTTGCAAAATTAGCAAATTTCTTCATTAGATATTTCCTTCCTGCcatgaatgaaaatttctGTACAATCAATTATTACTCTTGTATTGGGGTACTTATTTTTGAAGCTGACTGGCATCGATGCAACGATTTCTTTTTTAGAAGACCAAATTGGCAGAGCGCCAAGTCTAAGATAAACAAAATTAGCCCAGGTTATAATCAAACGGCTAACTATAGCAACTGA